From the genome of Hathewaya histolytica, one region includes:
- a CDS encoding NAD(P)H-dependent glycerol-3-phosphate dehydrogenase, producing the protein MRKATFIGGGSFGTALSIVLSRKKDLDVVIWDRNKDVIQDINLNHKNSKYLNKITLGENIRGELDLGKALKDSEYVILSLPSHLIREYSKRISKLVREDTILISIAKGLEEGTLKRMSQIIEEEIPYNPVVILSGPSHAEEVSIGTPTAIVACSKQREKAEEVQNLFMDDKLRVYTNDDIIGVELGGAVKNIIALAAGILDGAGYGDNAKAALMTRGMSEIIRIGTKLGGDIKTFYGLTGMGDLIVTCTSLHSRNRRAGILIGRGLSMKEACSEVSMVVEGIRACKSIYELKEKIGVTMPITEALYNVLYKNWDVKESIKDLMTRDKKDEIIDF; encoded by the coding sequence ATGCGTAAAGCTACTTTTATAGGAGGGGGCAGTTTTGGAACTGCTCTTTCCATAGTATTATCAAGAAAAAAGGATTTAGATGTAGTTATTTGGGATAGAAATAAGGATGTTATACAGGATATAAACTTAAATCATAAAAATTCGAAATATTTAAACAAAATAACCTTAGGGGAAAATATAAGGGGAGAATTAGATTTAGGGAAAGCCTTAAAAGATTCTGAATATGTTATCCTATCCTTACCTTCTCATTTAATTCGTGAGTATAGCAAAAGAATTTCTAAATTAGTTAGAGAGGATACTATTTTAATAAGCATTGCAAAAGGATTAGAGGAAGGTACTTTAAAAAGAATGTCTCAAATTATTGAAGAAGAGATTCCATATAATCCAGTTGTCATATTGTCAGGACCTAGTCATGCAGAAGAGGTTAGTATAGGTACACCTACGGCTATAGTAGCATGTTCCAAACAAAGGGAAAAAGCAGAAGAAGTTCAAAACTTATTTATGGATGATAAATTAAGGGTATATACTAATGATGATATTATTGGTGTTGAACTAGGTGGTGCGGTAAAAAATATTATTGCTCTAGCTGCTGGTATCTTAGATGGGGCAGGATACGGTGATAATGCTAAGGCTGCACTAATGACTAGGGGCATGAGTGAAATAATTAGAATAGGCACTAAGCTTGGCGGTGACATTAAAACTTTTTATGGTTTAACAGGTATGGGTGATTTAATTGTAACCTGTACAAGTCTTCATAGTAGAAATAGAAGGGCAGGTATATTAATAGGAAGGGGCTTGTCTATGAAAGAGGCTTGCAGTGAAGTGAGTATGGTAGTAGAAGGGATTAGAGCTTGCAAGTCTATATATGAGCTAAAAGAAAAAATAGGGGTTACAATGCCAATTACAGAAGCTTTATATAATGTACTTTATAAAAACTGGGACGTAAAAGAAAGCATAAAAGATCTTATGACTAGAGACAAGAAAGATGAAATAATAGATTTTTAA
- the der gene encoding ribosome biogenesis GTPase Der: MAKPIVAIVGRPNVGKSTLFNKLAGERIAIVQDTPGVTRDRIYAESEWLNHKFTIIDTGGIEPESEDIIFSQMRRQAEVAIETADIIMFVVDGRQGMTDSDNEVAQMLRKSGKPILLIVNKIDKLSDEDNIYEFYNLGLGNPISISANQALGLGDMLDEVVKNFSDLENEEDAEEDIVKIAVVGKPNVGKSSLINKILGETRNIVSNIPGTTRDSIDSYIETEDGKFILIDTAGIRRKSKVKEEIERYSVIRSLASIERADVCILVIDAEEGLTEQDEKIIGFAHDQNKAILIVVNKWDIMDKDHKTLDIYTKQLQQGLNFMPYAEYMFISAKTGQRVHKVLKTVKKCYDNYCYRVPTGLLNDVISRAVMMQEAPVMWGRRLKIYYVTQVGIKPPTFIFFVNDPELVHFSYRRYLENQLRLGFDFKGTGIKFIFRERNDKNA; the protein is encoded by the coding sequence ATGGCAAAACCTATAGTTGCAATTGTAGGAAGACCTAATGTAGGGAAATCTACACTATTCAATAAGTTAGCAGGTGAAAGAATTGCTATAGTTCAAGATACACCAGGTGTTACAAGGGATAGAATATACGCTGAGTCAGAATGGTTAAACCATAAATTTACTATAATAGATACTGGAGGTATAGAACCAGAATCAGAAGATATTATATTTTCACAAATGAGAAGACAGGCAGAAGTTGCTATAGAGACAGCAGATATTATTATGTTTGTAGTAGATGGAAGACAGGGTATGACGGATTCAGATAATGAAGTCGCTCAGATGCTTAGAAAAAGTGGAAAGCCCATCCTATTAATAGTTAATAAAATTGATAAATTGAGTGATGAAGATAATATATACGAGTTCTATAATTTAGGTTTGGGCAATCCAATTAGCATTTCAGCCAATCAAGCGCTAGGTCTTGGAGATATGTTAGATGAAGTTGTAAAGAATTTTAGTGATCTAGAAAATGAAGAAGATGCTGAAGAAGACATAGTTAAAATTGCTGTAGTAGGGAAACCTAATGTTGGTAAATCATCTCTTATAAATAAAATTTTAGGAGAAACTAGAAATATTGTTAGTAATATACCTGGAACTACTCGTGACTCAATAGATAGTTATATTGAAACTGAAGATGGCAAATTCATATTAATAGATACAGCTGGCATAAGAAGAAAAAGTAAGGTTAAAGAAGAAATAGAAAGATACAGTGTAATCAGAAGTTTAGCATCCATAGAAAGAGCGGATGTATGTATTCTTGTAATAGATGCTGAAGAAGGGTTAACAGAGCAAGATGAGAAGATAATTGGATTTGCTCATGATCAAAATAAAGCCATTTTAATTGTAGTAAATAAATGGGACATAATGGATAAAGATCATAAGACTCTTGATATTTATACTAAGCAATTACAACAAGGACTTAATTTCATGCCTTATGCTGAATATATGTTTATATCCGCTAAGACAGGTCAGAGGGTACATAAGGTCTTGAAAACTGTCAAAAAGTGTTATGATAATTATTGTTATAGAGTACCAACAGGTCTATTAAATGATGTTATTAGTAGAGCTGTTATGATGCAAGAAGCTCCAGTTATGTGGGGAAGAAGATTAAAGATATACTATGTAACTCAAGTTGGAATAAAACCACCAACATTTATTTTCTTTGTTAATGATCCAGAACTTGTACATTTCTCTTATAGAAGGTATTTAGAAAATCAATTAAGATTAGGATTTGATTTTAAGGGTACTGGAATTAAGTTTATTTTTAGAGAGAGGAATGACAAGAATGCGTAA